Within Telopea speciosissima isolate NSW1024214 ecotype Mountain lineage chromosome 8, Tspe_v1, whole genome shotgun sequence, the genomic segment TGGCCCATACACTGGTTTTAACTTAAGCCCATAAAGAGCCCATTTGTAGCCATTGGCCAGCTTGTTTTTGAAGGATCTTTTGGCTGATTGTGTGGGCCCATGTTGCTGCCACATGGGAGTTGCTACAAACTTTTCTAGTTactattttgttttagtttctattGTGTTTCAGTTCCTATATATGTAGTAGACTCTTCGTATAGTAATAGCAACTGAGAGTCTCACTTTTCTTTTagtaagtttctattttcttgtaatTGCATTGGATCTTCTTGTAGAAGGTCCTAAGTAGCTTGGAAACAAAGTAATTTGTAGTTGATGGTTggatattataaataaatataggaGGCAGTTTTTTTTAACCCCTCGGTCAAGGGATTTCCCTTGACCCGAGGGGTTCGGATGGTGTACAGAGGCTATcgggaaaaagggggggggaattaTCGACTTCGTACTGTAGGGGGCAGAAATTTATGACCCTAGATGGGTGTACTTTTCTTTCACCcacggtgaaggaaaactttctccataaaGAAAAGGGGCAAGCTGCCCAAGATTTTGATGCTTGAAGAACTGCTTCCTAGAGAGAATGGCTGCTGTGGTTAATCAATTGCAGGCTCCTAAGGGGTGAAACCTAGGCTGGTTGGTGGTGAAACTAACCTAGGTTTGGCAGTGATACCAAGTCATATCCCcccttccttttccctttcttcttgtaCTTCACTCTTCTATCAGTTGCTGCCAATAGTTAATCTCTACTCCTTTTGTGGTTTATTTTTATACCTTTATTGTGTCCATTTACAAATCACTTTCCTGCAAGTTTTTCACTCAGTTTTCCCTACCCAcggtttttattttctattattttctgtttGCTGTTTTGTCATATTGTTATAGCTCACATCTACCAATCAGCTGGACCTAATATTTTGTGGAGTTGTTCACCCCTAGTAGGGCTTTATTCCGGCTAAGTTTGGAGTTCATCGGAATTCCAGATCTTAAGTTACAGCTCCCCTTAGataatttctaatttctgaTTTCTATGGTTACTTTCTACAATCTAcagatccaaccattggatcaaccCCAATTTTGGAGCATCGATTCAGCAGGTTTTCTACCCTATTCGACCTGATTTCCAGCCACATCTAGTGCTTGTTGTCAAGTTATCTGAGTACCttatcttcttttctatttgttgtGTTTTTCTTATCAGTGTGATTCTGTCCTTTGTTTTTCTGTCCATTAATCTATCTACAAGTGAGTGTACTTCATCAGTTTCCCCTTCCCTTCATATCACAATGACCAGTGTGAGGAGTTGCTGCTGCATATTTTCCTACATCATTGTAGGTCGTTGATTAAAGTGAAAGGTTGATGATAGAAGCAAACTACCATCTCCTGATCAGTAAATTGATGTAAACAACGTCTGGTAGTGTGGTGACCTCTCGCTATTGTGCAACTATAAGCATTCAGTTTAATGCTGGCTACTTGATTTTGAATGGTTGTTGCACAGTTAATATCACTGTTTTTGACATGTGGATTGGACTACTTCCCCATATTTGACATGTCAtcgagagaagaaaaaagatattTAGGTTCCTTCCTTGTCCATAGCCCATTAGCCATAGTAGCCCACTAAATTGCTTGACATAGAAGGGTAAATACCTTTTCTGGCTCTAGATCTATTATTAGGCAGTTAATTGTATTCATTGGAGAACTCAACATTTCTGCATGTTTCTCTTTTGATAAGTTTATTTATATTAAGATTTTCCCCCTGAGATTTAATTTGGTTGATATCTTGTAGATGGCAGTGAACAGAAAAAGAAACGAATGAAAGCTGATGTCGATATTTCGAGGCTCTCTCTTGCTGGATCCATGCGTAGTCAACTTGAACTTGCTGCTTGTCTAAAGGATGAACAGGTATTTTAATGATACCATTGAAATTTGTTTCATGTAAATATTTTCAAAGTATGTACCATAGCATTAGGATTAATCTCTCTCGCTCTCCATGTTCATGTTCACTACTTCACTTTGATATTCTACATTGACAAACTGCTCAGGATTTCATGATTATCGTTCTGAAATCTGAATGGCCCATCTATTGACATGATGAATATTTCTCCTTGTCTGATGCTTTTTTATCTTTAACCAAACTTCCGTATTGCATTACTAATGTATTTTCAGGTAGCGGCTAGGGTCACACCTGATGGAGCTGAGGAAGACGAGTGGATTGTTGTAAAAGTAATCCATTTTGATAGAGAAGCAAAAGAGTAAGCACAGTCATGTAATTGAGGAGTTGGACatgttcctttttcttttagtacCATTACTAGAGGGAGTTTTACTTCCATATTTTGTTCCCTCAGGAATTTGACaactattatttttttgggtttacttaATCCAactccctcccccccaccccccaaaaaaaaaaaaaattttttttatggtggGGGAGAGGGTGCAGGCTGACAAAAACATTCACCAGTGTGTACATAATCAAAGAAAAAGTTCAGTAAAAGAGGGTGGGTGTTGGTGACTGCAATTATATCATTTCCTTAATGAATTGGAAGTTATTCACATTCAATTAGGCCACTCTATCTTGAAAGAAAGCTGATTTAGACAAGGGAGTTGGTAGGAGAAAACAGAATTGATCATTGAACTTTCACATccattattaaaaaattaacatcAATTCGGCTATTTCCTCCATGAGTAAGATCATTATCAACTTCTGCCATGAAGATAGCTTCCCAGAGTAATTGCTCAGCGGAATTAATATGATCAGAAGAATTGATAATTCATATATGTCAGCTGAATTATTTCAGCTATTCGCAGAGGAGGGGGAGGATGAGGAATTGTGCCTCCTCCAAGCCATGGCTTGTAGAAACCCAACCATGTTTAATTTGATAACCTCTTCTTCTCACATTACCATTTTAATCCTTCATTTCATTAGTGTGTATTTATTAAGTTCAATAAAATTCTGAATCCTGACGAAGAGTAATTTTTatctcaaaatccaaaacttGATTCACATGATGTCTGGGTGGATTTTACTGTTCCTTGGCAGCAAGACTGTTGTGTGTCAGCCTTTCATGTAGTCCTATGGACCATGCAAAATGCTGTGTTATCCTATTAGAATTCCCAATTAATTGTATCTGAATATTTAGCTACTCCAGAATCTTGACTGTTACAACTCTATCTtgcatttattttgttttgttgaaCGTGTGTTAGTTGTTATAAAAACTCTTTCTGCCTTTTCTGCTGTTGGTTACATCATGAAAGGTTTTGGAGTTCTGGTTTTGAACTAGGCTTTGACCTGGATTGAAATTGAACAAGTATTAAATTTTCCTGGAACTTCAAAATTCCTGTCATGAtacaaggggaaaaaagaaataaggatgAAAATAACTATTTATCCTTCAAATTTGACTGAAATTCATATGCTGTATCTCATTCTCGTGACCCTTAAACAATATAAAATCTTGAAATCTCAGGAACTTCCAATGAATTAAGAAAAAAGGTTATCACCTCATGATCTCTAagttatttttatgtaaatGTGTTCTCCTGCGGTAACTCCCACAAGCCATTGTAATGGCCTACTTAGTAAATTCAAGTGGTGAAGTCCTATGTAAGGGTTCCTTTAAAAGATGCTAAGCAGTGTACAAATCgttatctatctatctatctatctatttaTGCATACAACACAACTGAGGCTGGCCCTGCTACTTGAGAATGGCTCTGTCAATTCTGTTCTGCAATTCCACTCATCTTGTCTCATTACTAAAGGCCGTCATTTTATCATTCATTTCCCTTGTCCTTTTGATGCCTTCAAGTTGCACCAGTTAATTCTTGTTCCTTCCTGCTGTTAACGTGGTTGATCTTTCCTCTACCCAAATGAGTCATCCCTTCCAAATTTCATCATCCTGTACTACCCTTAGGTTCTTGTGAATGTTTTTGTTTCTGATCCTGTTCTCTCTCATCTTTCCACTCATCCATCTGAACATCCACATCTCAGAGACTATCCTTTTATGTATGTTATTTCTTGGTTGCCCAaaagggtggaccttggtgcaacggtaaaggttgctccattgtgaccaagtgatcacagattcgagtctggaaacagcctctttgcgaatgcaggggtaaggctgcgtacattatgaccctccccagacccagcagtggcgggagcctcatgcactgggtacaccttttCATTTCTTGGTTGCCCAACAGGATGCTTTCCCCTTAAATTTGATTCTATTGTGACTATCAAATTTATAATTCTGGAAATCGTTATCCTTTTGCAATGAACTTCTAATCTCTGTGCAGATTTGAGGTGCTTGACGAGGAGCctggtgatgatgaagaaggtGGAGGCCAGAGGTAAAAATTTTGTGTTATGACCCCATTTGAATCATTCTAGATTAGGTGttttcctcctttcttttttcttttgtatttagcAGGAAATCTGTTCTTCTTGCCTGCCCTATTATGTTTAATCTAGAGaataattttaaagaaaatattacCCTCCATGTTTTCAAACCTTTAAAAATATTGATGGTTCCTTCTCTGTGAGGTTGCATGAAAAGTTTGGCCCTAAACAAGAAATTTTGGATGGGGAGGGAGCGCACAAAAGAGTAAAACTTATGACACGCTCTAAAAGGACATAGGGTGTGTTGATATGCTTGCCAGTGAATCACCTTTTGATTCACTGGCCAATTTTCATGTTGAGTACGTGCTATTTGCTAGACTATTTGGCTAGATTTGGGTTGTCCAAGCAATATTATATCTTATATTGCATTTGCATGTCCTAGTAGAGGGTACAATTATTGTGGATGCTTGTTGTAGTCACTGGTTTTTGGCTCATATGAGGAAAAAGATACGATGAGCTTTTCTAAGATTGAGGAAGATATGTTCTGGAGGTCATTGCACCATCAGTATCGATGCAACAAATTTTCATGTTGAGTACGTGCTATTCGCTAGACTATTTGGCTAGATTTGGGTTGTCCAAGCAATATTATATCTTATTTTGTATTTGCATGTCCTGGTAGAGGGTACAATTATTGTGGATGCTTGTTGTAGTCACTGGTTTTTGGCTCATATGAGGAAAAAGATACGATGAGATTTGCTGAGATTGAGGAAGATATGTTCTGGAGGTCATTGCACCATCAGTATCGATACAACAAATTTTTTCTATAAGCAACCATAAGAGATCTTAttgatccaaacaaaaaaaagggtacagaatcacaaaataaacattaaaataagaacaaagaaaccccggaaaaaaaattaatacccACAAATGACCTCCAGAACATAAGCAAAGCCTTCCTACTTGCTTACTTATCAAGCTCGTCTAGGATTCTCAATTAATTTATGAAGATCCACTTCTTTTCTCCTATATCTATGATGATTCCTAGGCTTTGGTACCCTCCCATGCTGTataacttaatttttttattatgcaTGCATCTTTGAAGCAATGCTTCCTAGACATTGCAGCAGTATTGGAGATAGATTGGGTGCTGTGGTCCATGCTTTAGCAGTGCAATAGTATTATATGGTTCTGTTTGATTGAAGACACTGGACTCATTTATGACCTACCAATGACCTCTTTTATTGAGTTCTAAGGATGATCGAGGGAGATTCTTTAAATGTGATCAGTTGGTTCAATTTTTGGCATTGATGGCCAATTATTAATTGACGAGCATTGCCAAGCAATTGCTTATTAGGGGTATCATGTTCTCCTCTCTTCACCATTGTACTGCTTTAGGTTATAATCCATTCCAACCTTgtaatgtttttcttttaatggaaTTCTTCTTCATTATTCATTGGAAATTGTAAGTTTACtttcttgaagatccatttcaAGAAGCTAGTACATGGATATAGTATGTGATGGTTTAATGATGTAGAGGGCAAGCAAAGGTATTACTTAATGACAATGTTTGGTTTTTCTACGATGGAGTAATAAAGCAGCAATCTGCTTGACTTCTGTAGATATTCAAatttcttgtcagctttgtggTTCTTTTGTTATAAAATGTTTCTCCAATTAAAGTCCCAAACGATTCATCTTTCCAGTTTATAAGAACAAGGATCATGTTATGCTGTGACAAAAAAATTGTGTCAGAATGAATGTGACCTTGTGTAATATTATGCTTTTGTAAAGGTGTGTCCACCACATTTATGGATGAATGTAGGAATACTATGAAATAATAGCTCTAGTCTTGGAACTTGAAGATGAGTATTTAGGATACTAAGATCACCTCATTTCTAGCATTTGAGATTTTTATCTTTCCTTATTTGGTCCCCCTAGGAGTTAAAAACTTCGTGTAGATGATGATTTATATACTTTTCAGAAAGTACAAGCTGCATATGTCACGCATTATTCCTTTTCCAAAGCGAATTGATCCTTCCAGTGCTCCAGATTTCCCTACTGGGAGACATGTTTTGGCGGTCTATCCAGGGACCACGGCATTATATAAAGCAACTGTAGTCAATGCCCATCGTAAGGTAACAATGTAATGACTCTATTATACTTCATATTCCATGTTTAAATATTGGATTGTGTGGCTGTGCTATTACCTATTTGTTGAGACTGACTACTTGTTTGCTGTTGTCCATATGTGGCTCTTTGACGAATTTGCAAACTTTCAGAAGAAAACTGATGAGTAAGTTATTAATCATATTTATTTTGGAATATAGTTATTTTAAGTTCTTGGAATAGAGTTTGTTAAATCTTTTGGCTAGACTGAACTTTGATGCATGTAAACAAGTGAAATTCTTGGCCTGTGAAAGCATTTGCTTTTTGAGCTTTCAACTGAACCATATAGTAAATGTGAATTGAAAGCAATGTTTTCTTCCTTTGGATAGAAATTGAAGTCCTCTAACAATTGGATTTTACTTTCTCTATCCATTGATCTGGAATTGCAATGTCTTCTTTTCTATAATGTAGATGCCTCAGTTGAGTTAAATCTATCATATAGAGATGAGAAATTATGTTTTAAGTTTGTAGTTGCTTGCAATATTGGATTACAAAATATGTTTTGCATGCCTTTGCCAGTTACTTGCTGgagtttgatgatgatgaagaagaagatggatctTTACCCCAGAGGACAGTACCCTTCCACAAGGTTGTTCCTCTGCCTGAGGGACATCGCCAGTGACATTCGATGTCTGTTAAATATGTGCTACTTATTTTTATTTGGCTGTTCATATTCTTCTTTTCCAGCCAGATGTACTTACTATGTTTGCCACGTTATGTTGTGTTCTAGCAGTTGAATTAATCAGTTCGATCTCTTAACCAGCAACATTTTTGCTGTTGTTGGtcctttcccctttttctttaggtccaaaagagagaatattttaCTTCTTTACATTGTGATTGATCTGGATATGAATGAGAACCCATCATTCtactcaaaaaaaagaaagaaagaatgagaacccatcaacaaatccaaaataaaaaatcagacaGCATTCCTCAAGCTTTTGTCCAAAACATAAGACCCATCTCTCAAATCAACTTCCTTAAAAAGACCAACGAATAAATGAAGCGAGGACTTCGATGATGAAAGTGAAGTTGGGGAAAATCAAGCCAGGGTTTCAGAGGTGGTTGAAGTAAGAGGGAGAGAACTTAATTGGGCTGCCGTTGAAATTGAAGGTTTCACGAGAGAGGTGGGCCATGGGGGCGGAGGAAGGAGGCGTCGCATTGGGCTCCTCTATAGCGCGATAGGgagtgtagcgcacatccaacggccGACAGACggggtgttgggctgcgtgcccaagCACTGTGGGCCATCGAATGGTGCACTACACTCCCTGTCCCGCCACAGAGAACCCAAAGAGGggtgggaggggaggggggaggggaatagCGAGTTCTCAAGAATTAATCCTCCACTTCAACAGAGAAAAAGTAATTGTGAGGGGAAAAAATCATAGTGATGTGAACTGCTTTACTTGGTTTAGTGATGTGTAGAAGGACCGTATAAATAATAGAGAATAAGGGTTGGAATCAAAACAATTGGGAATCTAGTGGAACCATCTATGAAGTGTTACCATGTAGCAACAAAAACAGAGTacatggtgtgtaactttagtaacaataggattggagtggtgaaaattgatgataagGAGACACtgtaaagtgaaaattttaagtACCTCGAttcaatcatatataaagaaagagaaatagaggattATGTCGCACAAATAATTAGAATAGGGTGGACAAAGTGGACAAGTACATCTGAAATGTTATGCAATTGacgcattcctttaaaactcaaaagaaaaattgtATAGGATAATTATGAAATGATGTATGGAGCTAAATGTTGGCAATgaaaaagtaacaaaaaaataacaaattatagTTAGTTTAAAAATATCTCTTCGATACATAATAAAttatgagaaagtcgtttgaaaTATCGTGAATATGTGCAACAAAGGCCTTTGAGTGCCCCAATGCAAAatggtgatttgattcagatcgaAGGAGCTAAAAAAACTAGGAGTATgcctaaaataaaattaagagaagTGGCGAGAAAAAACATATACATCACTTAATAATAGGGGCGATGTTCTTTGTactgcagcgcaggctgcgccctgGCACATAGaggtgggcgcaatgatcaccctaagtggcaggcccatgtgcctgggcgcagcctgcactgcagcacagagaatattctccctaaTAAGAAGTATGGTTCTGAATAGacctgattggagaaaaagatcCATTTGACTGACCTCATTTAGTTCGGATAAAAATTGTGTTGAGTTAGAGTTGATATTTTTGTCTTTCAGAAGAATGTAGAGTTGTCAAAACAATTCTTATTCTACCGCATTTTGCGAtccattctctcttcctttgAATATGCATCACAATCTTCATCGATCTCTGACCTTCACCATAGAGTTGCCCGTCTCTCTTTCTAACTCAGTTCGACCATCACAaaatcttccatagtcttcaatcttcattctAGAGTTGCAACCAGGGATTGAGCTATTGGTATCTGGAATGGTACCAGCGGATACCCGATCTGGATCGATCGGCATAGACCTTTTTATCTGGATCTGACACTTTTACACttacttttcattaaaaaaaaattttgatttttttttatcaattttttttacagTTTACCCTTGATCCTATACCGATACCTCATTCCATGGTTGCCACACTATCTTTGTCTACTCAGTCAGATTCGGCGCAATGGGAGTGTTTTTGATAACAAGATTTACTTCCCTCATTTCTGTGAACCAACAACCCATCTCTGCTGCAATGGCTCTAACTTCCATCAATAAGAAATGAGGAATCAGGTTGTAATTTAAATCTGGAGTGCGATCTTCTTATCCTAATTTGGTACTCAAGTCAAGTCAAGTGTGAATGGACATAGAAGTTGGGGCTTAAAAAGCCAGTCAAACTAAGCCGAGGCGAGAGACCCTTAACCACAGCACCTCACTTGATCCTCAGCCGGAGCTGGACAATTGACTAAGCACAAGCTCATTTGCAGATTATGTGAGGCGTTTCTTCTATTATGTTCCACCTTTGCTGTGGCTGTAGAATGTCATCCAACTCATGGTTCATGTCACAATTTCATGTAATACCATATATGGTAAAATAAATTTCTGGTAGTAAAAAAATACAGTGGTAAGTTACTCTCTGGCTTTCCATTCTTCAGATGATATTCTAGTTAAGATTTGTTTGTCTAGGGAACTCACTCTGCCACTCTGCTCCTTGCTTCCAAAGATGTGAGTCACTGATGTTTCAACTAAATGTTTTAATGCTTCGACACCTAGAAGCTTTTACCAGgaagatcattttttttttggggggtgctATATTGCAAGTGAAGCTtaaaaacaaatccaaatgACTTCGATAAGCATAAGATCTCATCACCATGACCAATAAATATTTCTTCCCCAGCTAACTCAAGACCATCCTTCGTTGGATGTGCATCAACAAAGATGTTGATCATATGCATAGATTCAAAAGGTGAAGCTAACAGAGTTAATAGGAAGGCATTATCAAGTCATCATTTTTTACCTCTGGGTACAGCAAGTTATCAAATTGTTGAGAGAATCCAACCAAAGATCTGACtatgctctttttcttttggagggCGGGGGTTTCCTTTACATGGTCACCTTCTACCCTCGACTTCCACCTGGGATTCTAGATCTTTTCTACCAGAGAATGCTGATCTAAACATTTAAGTCACAGCATCAAAGACTTGGAAATGAAAAACCCAACTCAAGACATTTGGTGGTAAAGTGGTAGCACACACAAACTGACATGTACAGGTCACTTCGCTTAAGGCTCCTTAAGATAAATCAAGAGACTATCAATAACAGAAGAATTGAGATACAGACAAAGAAAGCTCCTTAACTGGGTACACCATCCTTTACCAAAGAATCCACAATCTCGCTCACCTACTTACAGACATGGAGAAATGCATATCTTAATAATGATGGCTCACGGGGCTACATAAAGCTCTAGAGTATTCAACAATTCTGCTGGGAGCATCCACAACCATTCATCATCGtcaaaagggtgtacccagtgcacaaggctcccaccactgtgggatCTGGGGAGTGGTCATTATGTACGCAGCCTTGcccccgcttcgcggagaggctgttccCAAAccattcatcatcatcaccaacaTCAATGTGTCTAGCCGTGTACATGCTTGACTATATGACACATTTTTTACTAACAAAATCTAATggatcttttcccccttttagtGGAAAAAACCACTTCAAGATGGAAGGAAAtgagtttaaaaaaatatatataaagccCAAGAGCGACCAAAACCAATGGGAACCACAATAAAGAACTACAGGAATCATGTGAACAATGTAAATATAATCCCTAGGACCTCTCATCTAGTCAAATCTTCTGCAATATAAGTAGCTAATCTACACAACCATCTGAACACTAACTCAATCTATGTGGCAATGGACAATGCTAGAAAGCCCAATGGTGTATCAGAAGATCTGGAGATGCAATAATGCGAATAGTTGAATACCCTTCCAGGCTTCCATTTTGGGGGTCCTAAAACATGCAAATTTAACAGGTCTCAAACCAAATAGAACCAACTTGGTCTCCACCTTAACCGTGTCAACCTCCCTTGAAAGACCAAAGTGGCACTCAATGCTTGACCAGCACAAACAACAAGCACTAGCTCATTGGATTCCACACTCTTCGATTGAGTGTCAATACCCAAAAGGTCTAGCCTCAGCCAGCACGCTACATTGCGGAACCACTATTCTTCGGGGTGCTGAGGTGGACAATTCTTCATCCCGGCCATTCTCAAGGAGCAACAATGTGACTCAATAATAACTCCCCTGCTTATTACTCAAAGGCAGCCGTCCTTCCTTTGCTAAGATAAGAGTAGAATTTCGTGATGGTGAAAGGTACCACCGGAGCAAAGCAATCCTTTTATCGAGAGACtgacttctttctctttttttttttttttttaatgattaatCGGGGATCCTTCAGcagaaattgaagaaaagatAGGTGAGTAAACAACTTTCCTTGAGCATCCCACTATATAGAGTTTAACTCTGAAAAAATCCAACAAGGCAATGCTGGGTGAGAAACCAATCACAACCAGATCAGTAATCATGAGTACGGCTTGAACATCTAAGGATCCTGATATTCCTAGCTTTCCTAATAAACCAAAAGACTTACCACAAAGTTTAGCCCACAGGGGCTTCCCTTTAAGGTCAAAGTCAAAAAAAATTGTCCAGCACAACCCATCTAACACCAAAGGGGCACAAAAAGTGGCTGAGTGTATTTGTAGTAACACAGAAATGGACAAGAAGGTGCATTGTTCCATACAGAAAAGCAGAtatatattctcaaaatgaGGAATTAGATACAGGTGCCTCTACACCAGATAAGGATACTCCACtgataagagaaagaaagagcaaagatttggaccatgttagatgcattaagagCGAGGATGGTAGAGTATTAATATGGGATGCGGATATTTTGGACAAATGGGGTGAATATTTTTACAATCTGCTACATGGAGCTACCTTGACTGATAGGATGGATTCAAAAGTAAAGAGGACTAGTCTTGAAGCCAACACATGTCTTGGGCTTCTACAAAAAGTTGGCAAGGCCgaagttaaagaagccctaCGAAGGATGAAGGTAGGCAAAACCCCGGgaccggatgagatcccaattgaagtgtggaagagcttaggagtaCAGGGGGTATCTTGGCCAACCAAGctatttaacaagattttgagtaccaagaaaatgccaaatgatTGGAGAAGCACTGTAGTTCCAATTTATAAGAAcaaaggtgatatccagaaccgcaataactatagaggcattaaactaatgagtcataccatgaaatcatgggagaaaatcattgaagcccacctaagaagagaaactaatatatcggagaaccaatttggttttatgcaagggagatccacgacaaaagctatttaccttctaaggaggcttatggaaatttTTAGAGCTTACAAAAGGAACCTCTATATGGTATTTATCAACCTAGAAAAGGCCTGTGATAGAGTTCCTAcagagctcatttggcatgtcctagggaagagaatgagctcaagtaactatgtggatataattaaggacACGTATGAGGTTGTGGTGGCAAGTGTT encodes:
- the LOC122672681 gene encoding SAGA-associated factor 29 homolog A-like, whose product is MSNTVDTAIILELSRELDKLRKEQESCLLEINKLHKKLQSSPEVVEKSSDELLGKLRELYHKFKELSEKEVILLMTLNNEVDSFILHAVHRRKDGSEQKKKRMKADVDISRLSLAGSMRSQLELAACLKDEQVAARVTPDGAEEDEWIVVKVIHFDREAKEFEVLDEEPGDDEEGGGQRKYKLHMSRIIPFPKRIDPSSAPDFPTGRHVLAVYPGTTALYKATVVNAHRKKKTDDYLLEFDDDEEEDGSLPQRTVPFHKVVPLPEGHRQ